Below is a genomic region from Bacteroidota bacterium.
ATAATCATCAACTTTTATTATTTCTGACAAATAATGCAAATCGTAAATATCCCGAGGCCTGTTGCGTTGCATAAGCGAACGAAGTTTTTCGGCAACAATTTCATTTAAAGGATAAACCGGTACTTTGCTATTGATTATTTCAGAATCAGAATATGAGTGAAAAATCTGTCTATCTTCCGGTTTTAATAATACTGTTTCTGAAAAACTAATATCTAACTTAATCTTTGTTTGCCAACGACTTACCGGCAACACTTGCTGATTAGGTTTATGAAAAGCTCCCCAAAAAAGAATTGTAACTTCATAACCTTGTGGAATGTTTTTATGAAGTTGTGGTTTAATGTTTTTTAAATGAAATTTTGCTCCACTATTTTGCTCAGCAAGTTCTATTATTTTTTTTAAGAAAACATCATCAATAACAAATGCCTTATTTAGTGCCTCTTAGAAAACTATCTATTTTTATAAAATGAATTATTTTTGATGAGATTTTTACTTTTTGGAAATGAACTGATACCTTTGTATCAGTGATTTGAGAAAAATAAAAATATCGCAAAAAGAAACATTTTTAATTTTGGAGAGTTTTCTAAGAGGCACTATTTAAAAGTGTGAAATCCAAGTCTTCCGAAAAACGATAATCTTGAAAATAGTTTTTCTTTAAACAGGTGCCTCCTTTGAATACAAAATTTTCAGAAATATCAGAAAACGAAAACATAGCATTCAGAAAATGACCAAGAATCCAATCTTTATCAATTACTGCTTCTTCCATTTGAAGTTTTTTTGCAATCTGTTGTATTTCTTTATAAGTCATTTTTTAAGAATTTGCTATTTCCAAAATTTCGTCTTTTGACATGTTAATAATTAATTTCCATCTACTATTATATTCTCCTTTAGTTTCCCCATCTATTTCAAATAACGAATATGGTTTTGCTACAATGCTATGTGCATAA
It encodes:
- a CDS encoding nucleotidyl transferase AbiEii/AbiGii toxin family protein; protein product: MDDVFLKKIIELAEQNSGAKFHLKNIKPQLHKNIPQGYEVTILFWGAFHKPNQQVLPVSRWQTKIKLDISFSETVLLKPEDRQIFHSYSDSEIINSKVPVYPLNEIVAEKLRSLMQRNRPRDIYDLHYLSEIIKVDDY
- a CDS encoding nucleotidyl transferase AbiEii/AbiGii toxin family protein, whose protein sequence is MTYKEIQQIAKKLQMEEAVIDKDWILGHFLNAMFSFSDISENFVFKGGTCLKKNYFQDYRFSEDLDFTLLNSAS